The following coding sequences lie in one Helicoverpa armigera isolate CAAS_96S chromosome 8, ASM3070526v1, whole genome shotgun sequence genomic window:
- the LOC110374685 gene encoding charged multivesicular body protein 2b — protein sequence MMDFFFGKQPTVKEQQRQNDRELRKATRDLERDKANLEREEKKLENEIKKLAKEGNNEGCKILAKQLVQMRKQKARIYNANSKISSVQIQNKTMGANIAIAGAMGTTAKTMDSMNKVMNPQQIAKDMEAFRHANAKMDMTDEMISETLDDIMDESGDEEETEGIVNKVLDEIGIEISGKMAGAPSVARNKLGESSKDADKELLDQLAKLKS from the exons ATGATGGACTTTTTCTTTGGTAAACAACCAACAGTCAAAG aacaaCAAAGGCAAAATGATCGGGAACTGCGTAAAGCCACTCGAGATCTGGAAAGAGACAAGGCAAATTTGGAAAGAGAAGAAAAGAAACTT gaaaatgaaataaaaaagctagCAAAAGAAGGAAACAATGAAGGTTGTAAAATATTGGCAAAACAACTGGTGCAGATGAGAAAACAGAAAGCTAGGATTTATAATGCTAATAGTAAG ATTTCCAGTGTTCAAATACAAAACAAGACGATGGGTGCAAACATAGCTATTGCCGGGGCGATGGGTACCACAGCTAAAACTATGGACAGCATGAACAAGGTCATGAACCCACAACAAATTGCCAAGGATATGGAGGCGTTTAGACATGCCAATGCCAAGATGGATATGACCGATGAAATGA TTTCAGAAACTCTCGACGACATTATGGACGAGTCTGGCGACGAAGAGGAAACTGAAGGAATTGTCAACAAGGTTCTCGATGAAATTGGCATTGAAATCAGTGGAAAG ATGGCCGGCGCTCCTTCCGTGGCTCGAAACAAACTCGGAGAATCTTCAAAGGATGCTGACAAAGAACTTTTGGATCAGCTAGCGAAACTAAAGTcctag